Genomic DNA from Peribacillus simplex:
CGCCTCCGCGACTGATGAATATCAAAAGGAGATTGATTAGCGTTTGAAGGAAAAATCCTTTAAAGAACTTGGCATCGAGGATGAATACGATGATGACAACGATGATGATCAGGAAAATCTGTAAACCTGATGGCTGAAAGGTTTCTGACTCGGGCTGAACGGAGAGATCTTGATAAAACTCGTCACCTAGGTTGTATTCTTTCGTGACATCGTTATATACGGCCTTATAGGTTTCCGTCAGGGCAACATCATATTTACCCTCTTTCAGCGCAGGGATGGCCACATTATCCAAAATCTGTCCAGATTTGATATCGGTAATGGCCCCTTCCAAACCGTAACCCACTTCAATACGGATTTTCTGTTCTTCCATGGCCAGCACAATGAGGACTCCATTGTTCAGCTCGGCATCCCCAAGCTTGAATGATCGCAAAGCCTCGACCGAGTACTCCTCGATCTCGGATCCTTCCATCGAATCCACCGTCAAAACGGAAATTTGTGCTTTTGTGGCATCATCCAATCGTTTCCCAAGTTCGATGAGTTCGGATTTTTCCTGAGCATCCAGGACTCCTGCAAAGTCCTGAACATATATATCCCCAACTGGTTCAGGAATGTTAGGTTGTGCTGCGGCCACGTTTGCTAAACTGAACGTGAGAATGAAGAATAGCGCAAACACAGCGAGTTTTTTCATTATTTATCGCTCCCGAAATCCACCTTTGGTGTTTCTTTTTCTTGATCGGTCACTTCAAAATATGGTTTGGCATCGAACCCGAATGCTCCTGCCATCATATTCTTCGGAAAGCGTTTAATCATTTTATTATAGTTGGTAACTTCATCATTATAGTCTTTTCGTGCTACCGTCAGCCGATTTTCCGTTCCTTCCAAACTATCCATGAGACCCTTGAAGTTCTCATTGGCCTTTAAATCCGGATAGTTCTCGACAACCACCAAAAGCCGGCTCAAGGCCCCACTCAATTCTTGATCGGCTTCAATCGCATCTTCAGTCGAATTGGCACCAGCCAGCTTCGAGCGTGCATCACTCACCGCTTTAATGGCTTCCGTTTCATGCGAAGCATAACCCTTAACCGTTTCGACAAGATTCGGAATCAAATCCGCTCTTCGTTTTAATTGGTTATCCACCTGTGACCATTTATTGTCGACGTCTTCACTGGCACTTACAAGGCCATTGTACGAAGATGCCCCATAAATGACCAGCAAAACGACAACGACTATCCCGATTATCCAACCCTTCTTCATCAAATCCCCCCTACTCTTCCACATATAAGTTATATTCTATAATTCCACCAAAACTATGAATTTTAAACAAAATTCATCAAATGGAACCAGCTACATGAAATCATATGGCGTGACATTCTCCATTCCGATCATCGGGTCAGCATGCATGAGAATATCAAGATAGCTCGTTTGTTGCTGTTCCTCTCCCTTTTCCACCCGCATTTCTTCTTCACTCAAAATCTCCCGCAGCTTTTCACGCAAAGTCGTTTTCCGGCGCATCTCATCATTACGCTCGATCCCTAAACGGA
This window encodes:
- a CDS encoding TPM domain-containing protein, giving the protein MKKLAVFALFFILTFSLANVAAAQPNIPEPVGDIYVQDFAGVLDAQEKSELIELGKRLDDATKAQISVLTVDSMEGSEIEEYSVEALRSFKLGDAELNNGVLIVLAMEEQKIRIEVGYGLEGAITDIKSGQILDNVAIPALKEGKYDVALTETYKAVYNDVTKEYNLGDEFYQDLSVQPESETFQPSGLQIFLIIIVVIIVFILDAKFFKGFFLQTLINLLLIFISRGGGGRGGGSGGPRGGGGGSSGGGGASRGW
- a CDS encoding LemA family protein, with product MMKKGWIIGIVVVVLLVIYGASSYNGLVSASEDVDNKWSQVDNQLKRRADLIPNLVETVKGYASHETEAIKAVSDARSKLAGANSTEDAIEADQELSGALSRLLVVVENYPDLKANENFKGLMDSLEGTENRLTVARKDYNDEVTNYNKMIKRFPKNMMAGAFGFDAKPYFEVTDQEKETPKVDFGSDK